A section of the Clostridium omnivorum genome encodes:
- a CDS encoding phosphorylase family protein, which produces MKLIDDFKCVLPSICLITDDPYRVKMIAAHYLDNVEIFTETRGQVGLMGKFNSIPLFVMSVGIGITSTMAYLTELCSKNKIERIVYFGDCVTNDYSLPVGSITYIKKAYENDKYYDVSDNLLKYVEIIMKKNNINAHACVTTTNDNYLIEKKYITSEESRLLDFTTSAIYRINKSNTKVESLSILNVCENVNTNERIDEAVRQSGCHSAIMLALHSLIF; this is translated from the coding sequence GTGAAATTAATAGACGATTTTAAGTGCGTTTTACCAAGTATTTGCTTAATTACAGATGATCCATATCGTGTCAAAATGATTGCTGCTCATTATTTGGACAATGTTGAAATATTTACTGAAACACGTGGACAAGTTGGTCTTATGGGTAAATTCAATAGTATCCCTTTATTTGTTATGTCCGTTGGAATCGGTATAACGTCAACAATGGCTTATTTGACTGAACTTTGCTCAAAGAATAAAATTGAGCGTATTGTCTATTTTGGTGATTGCGTTACAAATGATTACAGCCTACCTGTTGGTTCAATAACTTACATAAAAAAGGCATATGAAAATGACAAATATTACGATGTATCTGATAATTTATTAAAATATGTAGAAATTATAATGAAAAAAAATAATATCAATGCACATGCTTGCGTAACTACTACTAATGATAATTATCTTATTGAAAAAAAGTATATTACCAGTGAAGAATCTAGACTTCTAGATTTCACAACTTCTGCTATATATAGAATTAATAAAAGTAATACTAAAGTGGAATCTTTATCTATACTTAATGTTTGTGAGAATGTTAATACCAACGAAAGAATAGATGAAGCGGTAAGACAAAGTGGCTGCCATTCAGCTATAATGCTAGCACTCCACTCATTAATTTTTTAA
- the polC gene encoding DNA polymerase III subunit alpha — protein MKRINEIFSDYDTGGNINTAFVESVVLSKKTKSLEMQISSDKYIDVREFEGFNKFIRKRFALEDSKIAVKYAEGTHKKPIEEELKSIIFSVAEKYPALKAVLGNSEYEVAKNTINFNFKFAVSDFLKTMDYDRKIHDVIKSLYGSTYKINFVDKVSSEELARMQEDSLSKEMQLIQKEIKNIANNSAPKPPKEAFEKKQEVQGEGDGKKGDPFLILGRSTKIKEPIIKIVDITPDEGRIAIEGEISNIESKELKSGKTLVSFDLYDGSSSMTCKSFLKPGEEEEVLPKLKKAKGVKLVGNSGYSKFSDEIELIANTIVETGGRKKSKRQDNSEVKRVELHMHTQMSQMDAMTNATDLIKRAMSWGMKAIAITDHGVVQSFPEAHKLLGRDNPDMKILYGVEAYLAPDKKPSVTNSKGQSIDTTYCILDLETTGFSPKTEKITEIGIMKLKDGKVIDEFSCFVNPEKPIPARVVEVTNITDDMVKDAETIEKVFPKMLEFIKDSVLVAHNAGFDIGFLKHNAKVLGYDFDYTYVDTLSLAQAIFPEYKSYKLGRIAKNLGIKVEVAHRALDDVDTTVKVFKVMLEKLKERGAEAIDDMDSLGSDEAAKKQEYKKLKTYHAIIFAKDYVGLKNLYKLVSYSHLDYFYKKPRILKSMYKKYSEGLILGSACSEGELYQSILLGKSDEEIEAIAEDYDYLEIQPLGNNDYLVRNDQVESREQLKEINRKIVALGEKLNKLVVATGDVHFMDPEDEIYRRILEAGQGFKDADNQAPLYLRTTEEMLEEFSYLGYEKAYEVVVTNTNKIADMCQQISPISKDKATPHIDGCEQTIRDITFGKAHELYGDPLPQIVQERLDKELDSIIKNGFSVMYIIAQKLVWKSNEDGYLVGSRGSVGSSVVAYMTGITEVNGLPPHYRCPKCKHSDFTDYGVNNGFDLPDKVCPVCGENLAKDGIDIPFETFLGFNGDKEPDIDLNFSGEYQAKAHRYTEVIFGKGTTFKAGTIGTIAEKTAFGYVKKYYDEKNVHVNKAEIARISVGCTGIKRTTGQHPGGIIVVPKGREIFEFCPVQHPADDPDSDIITTHFDYHSIDQNLLKLDILGHDDPTVIRMLQDITGVDPQKIPMDDKDTMSLFSSTRALGVTPEQINSKVGTFGVPEFGTKFVRGMLLDTMPKTFSDLICISGLSHGTDVWLGNAKDLIDQGVISSISDAVCTRDDIMVYLIKKGLPPNSAFKIMETVRKGKALKEPKFPEYEAMMREHDVPEWYIASCKKIKYMFPKAHAAAYVMMAFRIAWFKVHIPKAYYAAYFSIRAKAFDAEFMIYGKEKVKEKMKEIEMMGMQAPPKDKDMYDDLEIVLEMYERGIKFLPIDLYKSHATKFQQEEDGLRPPLNSIAGMGNVAAESIYNAVQEAIRIEKPISSIEDLRKRAKIGNSAIDSLKKFGCFKGLPESDQISFFDMLG, from the coding sequence ATGAAAAGAATAAATGAAATTTTTAGTGATTATGATACTGGTGGAAACATAAATACTGCCTTTGTAGAATCGGTAGTATTGAGTAAAAAAACTAAATCCTTAGAAATGCAAATCAGCTCAGACAAATACATAGATGTAAGGGAATTTGAGGGCTTTAATAAGTTCATAAGAAAAAGATTTGCCTTAGAAGATTCAAAGATTGCAGTAAAGTACGCTGAGGGAACGCATAAAAAGCCTATTGAAGAAGAACTGAAAAGTATTATATTTTCAGTTGCGGAAAAATACCCTGCATTAAAGGCAGTGCTAGGCAATAGTGAGTATGAAGTTGCTAAAAATACAATCAATTTTAATTTTAAATTCGCAGTATCAGACTTTTTAAAGACCATGGATTATGACAGAAAAATCCATGATGTAATAAAAAGCTTATATGGTTCAACTTATAAAATCAATTTTGTTGATAAAGTGAGCAGTGAAGAATTAGCAAGAATGCAAGAGGATTCACTTTCAAAGGAAATGCAGCTCATTCAAAAAGAAATTAAGAATATAGCAAACAATAGTGCACCTAAACCGCCTAAGGAAGCTTTTGAGAAAAAACAGGAAGTGCAAGGAGAAGGCGATGGGAAAAAAGGTGATCCATTCTTAATATTAGGAAGAAGCACTAAAATTAAGGAACCAATAATAAAGATTGTAGATATTACACCGGATGAGGGAAGGATAGCTATAGAGGGTGAAATATCAAATATAGAATCAAAGGAATTAAAGAGTGGAAAAACCTTGGTATCCTTTGATTTATATGATGGCTCAAGCTCTATGACCTGTAAATCTTTCTTGAAGCCAGGTGAAGAGGAAGAGGTATTACCTAAGCTTAAAAAGGCCAAAGGGGTTAAGCTTGTTGGAAATTCAGGTTACAGCAAGTTCTCCGATGAAATTGAGCTTATTGCTAATACTATTGTAGAAACAGGAGGCAGAAAGAAGTCCAAGAGACAAGATAATTCAGAAGTTAAGAGGGTAGAACTGCACATGCATACCCAGATGAGTCAAATGGATGCTATGACAAATGCCACTGACTTGATTAAAAGGGCCATGAGTTGGGGAATGAAAGCTATAGCTATAACGGACCATGGAGTGGTTCAGTCTTTTCCAGAAGCACATAAGTTACTGGGTAGAGATAATCCAGATATGAAGATTCTCTATGGAGTGGAGGCTTATTTAGCACCAGATAAAAAGCCTTCAGTAACAAATTCAAAGGGCCAGAGCATAGATACTACTTATTGCATTCTGGATTTGGAGACCACAGGATTTTCACCAAAAACGGAAAAAATCACTGAAATAGGAATCATGAAGCTTAAGGATGGAAAGGTAATAGATGAATTCAGCTGCTTTGTAAATCCTGAGAAGCCTATTCCAGCAAGAGTTGTAGAGGTTACTAATATAACTGATGACATGGTAAAGGATGCAGAAACCATAGAAAAGGTATTTCCTAAAATGCTAGAGTTTATCAAAGACAGTGTTTTGGTTGCCCATAATGCAGGCTTTGATATTGGCTTCTTAAAGCATAATGCCAAGGTATTAGGTTATGATTTTGATTATACATATGTGGATACATTATCCTTAGCTCAGGCTATATTTCCTGAATATAAATCTTATAAATTAGGAAGAATTGCTAAAAACCTTGGTATAAAGGTTGAGGTTGCTCATAGAGCCTTAGACGATGTTGATACAACAGTTAAGGTATTCAAAGTTATGCTTGAAAAGTTAAAGGAAAGAGGAGCAGAAGCTATAGATGATATGGATTCCTTAGGAAGTGATGAGGCGGCTAAAAAGCAAGAGTATAAGAAGCTTAAAACCTACCATGCAATTATATTTGCAAAGGATTATGTAGGTCTGAAAAACTTATATAAGCTGGTATCTTATTCTCATTTAGATTACTTTTACAAGAAGCCCCGTATATTAAAGAGTATGTATAAAAAATATTCCGAAGGCTTGATACTTGGAAGTGCCTGCAGCGAAGGAGAGCTGTACCAGTCAATACTTTTAGGAAAATCTGATGAGGAAATTGAAGCTATTGCAGAGGATTATGACTATTTGGAAATTCAGCCTCTAGGAAACAATGATTACCTAGTAAGAAATGATCAGGTAGAGAGTCGAGAGCAATTAAAGGAAATCAATAGAAAAATTGTTGCCTTGGGAGAAAAATTAAATAAGCTTGTAGTGGCTACAGGAGACGTGCATTTCATGGATCCTGAGGACGAAATATATAGGCGTATCCTAGAAGCAGGACAGGGTTTTAAGGATGCTGATAATCAGGCGCCATTGTATCTAAGAACAACTGAGGAGATGCTTGAAGAGTTTTCTTATTTGGGATATGAAAAGGCCTATGAGGTGGTAGTAACAAACACTAACAAGATAGCAGATATGTGCCAGCAGATAAGCCCTATTTCAAAGGATAAAGCTACACCGCACATAGATGGCTGTGAGCAGACTATAAGGGATATTACTTTTGGAAAGGCTCATGAACTCTATGGAGATCCACTTCCTCAGATTGTTCAGGAAAGATTGGATAAGGAGCTGGATTCCATTATTAAAAATGGCTTCTCCGTAATGTACATTATTGCACAAAAGCTGGTATGGAAATCCAATGAGGATGGATACCTAGTAGGTTCTAGAGGATCTGTTGGATCATCTGTGGTTGCATACATGACTGGGATAACAGAAGTAAATGGTTTGCCGCCACATTACAGGTGCCCAAAGTGCAAGCATTCTGACTTTACGGATTATGGCGTAAATAACGGCTTTGACTTGCCGGATAAGGTGTGCCCAGTTTGTGGAGAAAATTTAGCTAAGGATGGTATAGACATACCTTTTGAAACCTTCTTGGGCTTCAATGGTGATAAGGAGCCGGATATCGACTTAAACTTCTCGGGAGAATACCAAGCAAAGGCACATAGATATACCGAAGTTATCTTTGGTAAAGGCACAACCTTTAAGGCAGGAACCATAGGAACCATAGCAGAAAAAACAGCATTTGGATACGTGAAAAAGTATTATGATGAAAAGAATGTTCATGTAAATAAGGCAGAGATTGCTAGAATTTCGGTAGGGTGTACTGGTATTAAGAGAACTACAGGACAGCACCCTGGTGGAATTATAGTTGTACCCAAAGGACGAGAAATATTTGAATTCTGCCCAGTACAGCATCCTGCTGATGATCCTGATTCAGATATAATAACAACACATTTTGATTATCACTCCATCGATCAAAACTTATTGAAGCTGGATATACTTGGACACGACGATCCTACAGTTATAAGGATGCTGCAGGATATAACAGGAGTAGATCCACAAAAAATACCTATGGATGACAAGGATACTATGTCGCTATTCTCATCCACCAGGGCTTTAGGGGTAACACCAGAACAGATAAATTCCAAGGTAGGAACCTTTGGTGTTCCTGAATTTGGTACTAAGTTTGTAAGAGGAATGCTTTTAGATACTATGCCAAAAACTTTTTCAGATTTAATATGTATATCAGGACTTTCCCATGGTACCGATGTGTGGCTGGGAAATGCCAAGGATTTGATTGATCAAGGTGTTATTTCCAGCATAAGTGATGCAGTATGTACAAGAGATGATATTATGGTTTATCTTATCAAAAAAGGATTGCCTCCAAACTCTGCTTTTAAGATAATGGAGACGGTTCGTAAAGGAAAGGCATTAAAGGAACCTAAGTTCCCAGAATATGAAGCTATGATGAGGGAGCATGATGTACCGGAATGGTACATAGCATCCTGTAAAAAGATAAAGTACATGTTTCCTAAGGCGCATGCTGCAGCTTACGTAATGATGGCCTTTAGAATAGCTTGGTTTAAGGTTCATATTCCTAAGGCCTACTATGCAGCCTACTTTTCCATAAGAGCAAAGGCCTTTGATGCAGAATTTATGATTTATGGAAAAGAAAAGGTTAAAGAGAAGATGAAGGAAATTGAAATGATGGGTATGCAGGCCCCACCTAAGGATAAGGATATGTACGATGACTTAGAAATAGTTTTAGAAATGTATGAGAGGGGTATCAAGTTTCTTCCAATAGATTTATACAAATCTCATGCTACAAAGTTCCAGCAAGAGGAAGATGGCTTAAGACCGCCACTTAACAGTATAGCAGGAATGGGAAATGTGGCAGCAGAAAGCATATATAATGCTGTACAGGAAGCTATTCGAATAGAAAAACCTATAAGCTCTATTGAAGACTTAAGAAAGCGTGCTAAGATAGGAAATTCTGCAATAGATTCACTTAAAAAGTTTGGATGTTTTAAAGGACTTCCTGAAAGCGATCAAATATCCTTCTTTGATATGCTGGGGTAA
- a CDS encoding tartrate dehydrogenase — MYVHRIAVIPGDGIGPEVIAEGIKVLDKISELDGSFKFEYVTFPWGCEYYLKNGRMMSKDGIEQLSKFDAIFLGAVGFPGVPDHISLWELLLTIRKSFDQYVNLRPVKLLKGAPCPLKDVKCEDVDMIFVRENSEGEYAGSGSWHYKNSPYEVVIQNGVFSRHGCERIIRYAFQLARSKGKSLTSISKGNALNYSMVFWDQIFNEISKEYPDIKTASYLVDAASMLMVKHPERFEVVVTSNLFGDILTDLGAAIAGGMGLAAGANLNPERKFPSMFEPIHGSAPDIAGQHIANPLAAIWSVSQMLDFFGYEDWGKRLLDIIQEVLVDGNVLTPDMGGTATTSQVGDAVVARIY; from the coding sequence ATGTACGTTCATAGAATAGCAGTCATTCCAGGTGATGGCATTGGCCCAGAAGTTATTGCTGAGGGAATCAAGGTTTTGGATAAGATATCAGAGCTAGATGGAAGCTTTAAATTTGAATATGTCACATTTCCTTGGGGGTGTGAGTACTATCTAAAAAATGGACGAATGATGAGTAAGGATGGTATTGAGCAATTAAGTAAGTTTGACGCTATTTTCCTAGGGGCTGTTGGTTTTCCTGGTGTTCCAGATCATATTTCTCTTTGGGAGCTTTTACTGACTATCCGAAAAAGCTTTGATCAATATGTGAACCTACGTCCAGTAAAATTGCTTAAAGGCGCACCATGCCCATTAAAGGATGTAAAATGTGAAGATGTGGATATGATATTTGTTCGTGAAAACAGTGAAGGAGAGTATGCTGGCAGTGGCAGCTGGCATTACAAAAACTCCCCCTATGAGGTTGTAATTCAAAATGGTGTTTTCTCTCGTCATGGCTGTGAGAGAATAATCCGTTATGCTTTCCAGCTAGCTCGCAGTAAAGGTAAGTCTCTTACTAGCATCAGCAAGGGAAATGCACTTAATTATTCCATGGTATTTTGGGATCAGATTTTTAACGAGATTAGTAAGGAATATCCAGATATTAAAACTGCCAGTTATCTAGTTGATGCAGCTAGCATGCTTATGGTTAAGCATCCTGAGAGATTTGAAGTAGTGGTCACCTCTAATCTTTTTGGAGATATATTAACAGACTTAGGGGCCGCAATTGCTGGTGGAATGGGCTTAGCTGCTGGTGCAAACCTAAATCCTGAACGTAAATTTCCTTCTATGTTTGAGCCAATTCATGGTTCAGCACCGGATATTGCTGGACAACACATAGCAAACCCACTAGCAGCTATATGGTCAGTTAGTCAAATGTTAGATTTCTTTGGATACGAAGATTGGGGTAAACGATTATTGGACATCATTCAGGAGGTACTGGTTGATGGTAATGTTCTTACTCCAGACATGGGAGGAACTGCTACAACTAGTCAGGTTGGAGATGCAGTTGTTGCAAGAATATATTAA